CCGAGTCGACTGCGTGGAAAGCCTATCCTTGACGGCAGGATCCCACTTATGGCCGGGGTTCTCTTGCTGGAAAGCTGCAACAGCTTCGTTATACTCCTTGATTGTAGCCAGAAACTGACTCGGATTCCTGAGCCCCCGTTTGGCACATTTCTCAGCGAGCTCCTCCAACGTCGCAGCTGTTATCCTCTCCACAACTTCGTCACGATACTCTTCACTCCGTAGCCAGGGCGCCATTGTAGCATCCCAGACCTGAAACGCCGCATGGCCAGGCTGTCCGAGGATCGCCTTCCCAAAGATCGCATATGTATAGTTGCGCATATCCACACCCTCATCCACAAACCTCCTCCCCTCGGTATTAAGCATCAACCCAAGCGGATACCCAGACTTTGTAAATTCATTCGAAATTACTCGATCCCCTGAATTCGCAGGCGCATTCGCATCCCAAGCAACAGAGTGACATCCCGACCAATTCCCCGCCTGTTTTGCGCCTGCATCCCGCATGGCCATCTCCAAACAAGACCCGATATTGTACGGCGTCCCACGCACTTTCGCAAAGTCCCATCCAGGCCCCAAGAACTGCGCCCTCATCCGTGGGTTCGCTTCAAACCCACCAGCTGCCAACACCACGGCCCCCACGCGAATCTCCGTCTCCCCCGTTGCATCCTCGACAATAACCGAGCTGACTGCCCTAGTCCTAGGATCGAGAACCAGCCGCTTCGCAGCCGTCGAGAACAGTACTTCAATACCCAACCTCTCTGCTACCCGTCGCTCATCCTCAATCAGACCTTTCCCCCCATCCTGCGTCTTAAGACACAGCCCACCCCAGAACTTGAACCGCCCATCAATCTCATACGCCTGCCGATTAAAACTCAACTGAAACCGCACCCCATGCCCCGCTAACCACTTGACCGCATCATTGCTACCCTGAACCAGAGAGCGCGAGAGATCCGGATCCGACCGGCCAACGCAGATCCGCTCAATATCGTCTGAGAAGTGGGCGTCCGTGTACGGTTCCATGTCGATCCGGGACGCTTTGGCGTCGTCTACATTGTTCACGATCGGGAGGACGTCTGGGAGTCCGTGGTGCACGGTCCTGAAGGCGCCGGCTGTGAAGTAGGAGTTTCCTCCGGCCCATTCTTCAGGACAGGagtcgatgaggaggacgcgACGGGCGCCGGATTCGGAGGCCGAGATGGCGGAGCAGAAGCCTGCGTTGCCGCTcccgacgacgaggacgtcGATATTATCTGGGCGTGGGGCCATTTCCGCGGATGGTTAGGTATTTGTTCTGATTGGTGGAGGGGAGAGAGTATAAGATATTACTGAGATAACAGTTCTATGAATTTTGACGGATATTTTGACGGTGTAGTCGAACGTCGAATGCACGTTTGGAGTAAGCCATCTCGGCTATCAAGAAATGCTCGGTAGACCCAAATGGCGGAGGAATTCCGAGCCTCCAACTCAACATAAACTGACCACAATATTGAATTCCACAGGAATTCTTTCGATACAAGAGAGAGCAGGTGCCTCGGAAAAACTCAAGTGGCAGTGCTGTTGTCATGAATCGGAGACCCACCActcagatatatatctactcaTCAACCAGGTTTACAAAATATTGGTATGCATGGAGTTGGGTAGTTAGATACTATCAGTTGTTGAAAGGCCTTTTTTtgtattttaattatttaataggaTAAGTTGTCTGTTCGAAAGACAGACCATAATCATAGCTTGTTGTCATTACCATAAATCGGCCCTGCCTTGACCTCCTCGAGGGAATGCTTTTTGATGACAAGATATCAGAGCAGTAAAGAAAAATGAAGAGCAAAAGAGAAGTGAAGTGCATAATCAAACAATTATCCACATCAGTACTACCGGAATTTCATCTTTCTGCCGCCATCAGTATGCCAGGAACGATAGGTCAGGCACCCTATATCGGTGTAACCTCCGTAGGGCAAGCCCCAAGAAGGGGTgccttctccatcatcacTCTGTCCCTTCTCGCACCACTCGAAGTCAAAGTTTTCTTTCAAGATTGTTTCACAGTCATACCCTTTCTTCGGCGACCACGGATCCTGAGCCGGGCCCTTGCAGCCATCTCTCCAAGCGACGAAGGCGTAGTAATGAGTCTTTCCGTGCGCAATAGGACCCCATTTGATGGTGTCGTCACCGGCGTGAAATAGCCTTTTGTTTTTCAAGGAGTCCTTGCACTTCTTTGCTATAG
This region of Aspergillus puulaauensis MK2 DNA, chromosome 5, nearly complete sequence genomic DNA includes:
- a CDS encoding uncharacterized protein (COG:C;~EggNog:ENOG410PFQU;~InterPro:IPR036188,IPR027477,IPR003953;~PFAM:PF00890), coding for MAPRPDNIDVLVVGSGNAGFCSAISASESGARRVLLIDSCPEEWAGGNSYFTAGAFRTVHHGLPDVLPIVNNVDDAKASRIDMEPYTDAHFSDDIERICVGRSDPDLSRSLVQGSNDAVKWLAGHGVRFQLSFNRQAYEIDGRFKFWGGLCLKTQDGGKGLIEDERRVAERLGIEVLFSTAAKRLVLDPRTRAVSSVIVEDATGETEIRVGAVVLAAGGFEANPRMRAQFLGPGWDFAKVRGTPYNIGSCLEMAMRDAGAKQAGNWSGCHSVAWDANAPANSGDRVISNEFTKSGYPLGLMLNTEGRRFVDEGVDMRNYTYAIFGKAILGQPGHAAFQVWDATMAPWLRSEEYRDEVVERITAATLEELAEKCAKRGLRNPSQFLATIKEYNEAVAAFQQENPGHKWDPAVKDRLSTQSTRKQLALPKSNWATPLTRGPYVAVKVTCGVTFTFGGLEVDHQTAGVISSATNSPVPGLYCAGEMLGGLFYDNYPGGSGLTSGAVFGRRAGCAAAAQAGQSSAARL